AATACCACCTATCCTAATCTCTCCGGAACCAGTGTGTACTGGGATTTTGTGGAATTACCCAGTCAGATCCTTGAAAACTGGTGTTTTGAAAAAGAAGCCCTGGTGATGTTTGCGAAGCATTATGAGAGTGATGAACCGATTCCCATGGAGCTGGTTCAAAAGATCAAAGAATCTTCAAATTTCCTGGAAGGTATAGCTACCCTGAGGCAACTAAGTTTTGGTATGCTTGATATGGCCTATCATTCTGAAGACCCTGTTCAGATTAAGAATTTAAAAGAATTTGAGTTAAAGGCGTTCGGTTCGACCCAACTTTATCCTGATGTTGAAGAGAATTGCATGAGTACGGCATTTTCTCATATTTTTCAGGGAGGCTACTCAGCGGGCTATTATAGTTATAAGTGGGCTGAAGTATTGGACGCTGATGCTTTTGAGGCTTTTAAAGAACAGGGGATTTTTAATAAATCGGTTGCTGCGAAATTTAAAGAAAACATTTTGAGCAAAGGAGGTACGGAAAAACCCATGGTGCTATACAAGCGTTTCAGAGGGAAGGAACCTTCTCCCGAGGCACTTTTAAAACGTGCCGGCCTTCTCGAGTCAAAATAGATTTTTTGTTTAAGAATCTGTCTGCCTGACCTTAAATGAATCCGATAATCCTTTCCGATATAAGGTTAAATCACTTATTTTTGCAAGCACTAAAAACGAATAAAATTTATGAAATCATTTGATGTTACTGTTATCGGTTCGGGGCCAGGTGGATATGTTGCAGCGATACGTTGCGCTCAGTTAGGCTTAAAAACTGGGCTTATTGAAAAGTATAGTACTTTGGGCGGAACCTGTCTGAATGTAGGTTGTATTCCAAGTAAAGCTTTACTTGATTCTTCACATCATTACGAAGATGCCGTAAAACACTTTGAAACGCATGGTATTGAAATTCCCGGAGAAGTAAAAGTGAATCTTGAAAAAATGATTGCACGGAAGGATGCCGTGGTATCTCAAACTACCGGAGGAATTGATTTTCTTATGAAAAAAAACAAAATCGAGGTCTTCCATGGATTGGGCAGTTTTAAAGATTCAGAGCACATCACTGTGACTAAGGAAGATGGAAGTATCGAGGAGATTGCTTCCAAAAACACAATTATTGCCACGGGCAGTAAGCCATCGACCTTACCTTTTATTCAGATTGACAAGGAGCGAATCATAACTTCGACCGAGGCTCTAAAACTAAAAGAAATTCCAAAGCATCTGATCGTGATCGGAGGTGGTGTCATTGGCCTGGAACTCGGACAAGTGTACAAAAGACTTGGAGCAGAAGTGACGGTAGTGGAATATATGGATCGAATCATTCCAACCATGGACGCAAGTCTTTCCAAGGAGTTAACTAAGGTTTTGAAAAAATCCAAATTTAAAATCAACGTATCTCATAAAGTGAAGGCAGTGAACAGAAACGCCGATGAAATTTCAGTTCTTGCAGATGATAAAAAAGGAAACGAAGTTGAGATTAAAGGAGATTATTGTTTGGTTTCCGTTGGAAGAAGGCCGTTTACTGAAGGCCTGAATCTTGAAGCAGCAGGAGTTAAGATCAATGACCGAGGGCAGGTAGATGTAAATGACCACTTACAAACCAATGTGAAGAACATTTACGCTATTGGTGACGTGGTTAGAGGAGCTATGCTGGCACATAAAGCAGAAGAAGAGGGAACCATGGCCGCGGAAATCATTGCGGGCCAGAAACCACATATAGATTACAATTTAATTCCTGGTGTTGTTTACACCTGGCCGGAAGTGGCTTCAGTAGGTCAAACCGAAGAACAACTTAAGGAATCAGGCATAAAATACAAGATGGGAAGTTTTCCGATGCGGGCCCTGGGGCGTTCAAGAGCAAGTATGGATATCGATGGCCTGATAAAAGTCCTTGCGGATGAAAAAACGGATGAAATCCTCGGTGTCCACATGGTTGGAGCCAGAGCAGCAGATATGATCGCGGAAGCTGTGGTTGCCATGGAGTTCAGGGCCTCAAGTGAAGATGTAGCCAGAATGAGCCATGCACACCCGACCTTTACCGAAGCCATTAAAGAGGCATGTCTTGCGGTTGAAAACAGAGCGCTGCACAGTTAAAATATAGTTTTGTCTAAACGGGTTTTCCCCTAAAGCAAATGCTTTAACCATGATTTAGAAAAATATAATGAAAAAAATTTTTTTCCTCCTGTTGCTGTTTCCACTGATTTCAGCGGCTCAAATTAAATACAGCCTTAGCGGAACAGTTAAGGACAAAAGCAGTGGTGAATCACTTTTTGGCGCTACTGTTTTTATTGAAGGTACTTCAATTGGCACCACCACAAATGAATACGGGTTTTACTCGATCACAGCTTCAGAGGGCACATATTCGCTGATTATTTCTTATTTGGGCTTTGATGACATCAAAATGGAGGTGCTGCTCGACAGAGATCAAAACTTAAATATTGAGCTGTCTGAAAGTTCCAATCAACTTAATGAAGTTGTATTGCAAACAGAAGATTCTGAAGACATTAATATTAGGAAGCCCCAAATGAGTGTTTCAAAACTCAAGGTAAGGACCATCAAACAAATGCCTGCGGTATTGGGTGAGGTAGATATCATCAAATCTTTACAACTTTTACCCGGAGTAACCAATAACGGGGAAGGATCAAGCGGCTTTAATGTCAGGGGTGGTTCCGTGGATCAGAATCTGGTCCTCCTTGATGAAACCATTATCTATAACACCTCTCATTTACTGGGCTTCTTTTCCATCTTCAACTCAGATGCCATCAAGGATATTAAATTGTACAAAGGAAATATCCCTTCAAAGTTTGGAGGACGAGCCTCCTCCGTTCTCGACGTCAGACAAAAGGATGGAAACAACAAAAATTTTGCACTTACCGGAGGTATCGGAACGGTTTCAACAAGGTTGGCCGTTGAAGGACCCATAGTGAAGGATCGAAGTTCGTTCCTCGTTGCCGGACGAGGTTCTTATGCCCATTTATTTCTAAAACTGGACGAAGATCTAAAGGATAACACCGCCTATTTTTACGATCTTAATTTAAAAACCAATTTCGAGATCAATGAAAACAACCAGCTTTTTCTTTCAGGATATTTTGGCAGGGATGTTTTTGAATTCAATGAAAATTTTAAAAATTCTTACGGAAACTCTTCGGGAAACCTTAGATGGAACCACATCTTTAATGACAAGATCTTTTCTAATTTATCGCTTAATTTCAGTAAGTATGACTATGAACTGGAGATCAGTGCCTTTGAATTTGACTGGCTCTCAGAAATTGACAATATCAATTTAAAATACGCCTTGAGCTATTACCTCAATAATGATATAAAGCTGGATTTTGGGTTCAATGGTATTCATTATTTATTCAATCCCGGAATCATCAGTCCAACAACTGAAACTTCAGGAATAAATTATCTTAAACTAGATCAGAAAAGAGCTTTTGAAGGCGGATTATATATTGGCGCAGAACATCAGGTCTCTTCAAAATTATCCATCCAGTACGGACTGCGATACTCCAATTTTGCAAGAATGGGTGGACAGGCCATCGTACAGTATGAAAATGACCAACCTGTAGTTTATGATGAGGCTCTTGAGATCTATAAACGCGGTATCCCGGTTGGCGCTATCGATTATGAAAAAAGTGAGGTTATCAAAGGTTTTGGAAATCTTGAACCCAGGCTGGCATTTGCCTATGAACTGGGAGAGCATGCTTCCGTAAAAGCCGGATACTCCCGGGTAGCCCAGTATATTCATTTGATATCAAATACAACATCTGTAACACCCCTTGACGTGTGGGCTCCAAGCGGCACTTATATTGAACCACAATTATCGAATCAATATGCTGTGGGTTATTTTAGAAAATTGAAGAATAACGGGCTTTCATTGGAAGTTGAAGCCTACTACAAAGACATCGCCAATAGAATTGACTATATAGATGGCTCGGACCTGATTGGCAACAATACAATTGAAACAGAAATTCTTAACGGAGAATCGAAGGCCTACGGACTCGAATTCCTTATGAGAAAAACACAAGGTGATTTTACAGGATGGTTGGCCTATACCTGGTCAAAATCAGAACAAAGAACTCCTGGGGGAACTGCAGGCGGCCCCGGTATTAATGACGGAGAATGGTATTATACTCCTTATGACCGAACGCATGACCTATCCTTCACAGGAACGTACAGATTAAATAAAAAATGGAGATTCAGCGCCAACCTGATCTACCAGACAGGACGTCCGGTGACCTATCCTACCGGTCAGTATGAATATGAAGGGCAGTCCATAGCGAGTTACTCGGACCGGAATTCAGACCGTCTTCCCGCCTATCACAGACTTGACCTTTCAGCCATTCTTGTACCGGGTAAGCCAGGTAAAAAATGGAAAGGAGAATGGGTTTTTAGCATTTACAATGTTTATAACAGAAGAAACGCAGCTTCAATTACTTTTTCTCAGAACCGGGAAACAGGAATTAATGAAGCAACGCGAATAGCCATTTTTGGAATAGTTCCCTCGGTAACCTATAATTTTAAATTTTAAAAAGATGAAAAATTATATCTACATACTCGTATTTGCTCTCAATTTCATCTTTTATTCCTGTACTGATGTCATCGATGTGGACGTACCTGTTGCGCCACCCCGTCTCGTTATAGAAGCCTCAATGGACTGGGTCAAAGGGACGGATGGAAGCGAGCAATTGATCAAATTGAGCACCTCCACTCCCTATTTTGAAAATTTACAGGAAACACCTGTAACCGGTGCTTCTGTTAAGGTCATTAATGATTCGGATCTGACAGAATTTATATTTACGGATCAAAATAACGGCACCTATACAACAGGAAATTTTATACCTGCCTTAGGCCAGTCTTATACGCTTGAAATCCTGTATGACAATGAGATTTATCGCGCTTCTGAAACCATGACGGCTGTAACTGAGATTACATCTGTATTCCAATCAAGAGATAATGGCTTCGATAAAAATGCTTTGGAAGTGAATATTGAATGGAATGATCCTGCTGACATTGAAAATTTCTATCTGACTAAATTCAAGCGAAGAGGAGATCTGTTGCAAACCCTGTTCGATTTGAAAGATGAATTTACAAATGGAAACAGAATGACCATCTTTTATGAAAAATTAAACGATGATGATTCTGGAGAGACTGAATTTCAACCTGGTGATGTGGTAGATATTTATCTGCACGGGATTTCAGAGCAATATTATAATTACATTAGGCTGCTTATCCAGCAGTCAGGAGGC
This DNA window, taken from Lutimonas zeaxanthinifaciens, encodes the following:
- the lpdA gene encoding dihydrolipoyl dehydrogenase, which translates into the protein MKSFDVTVIGSGPGGYVAAIRCAQLGLKTGLIEKYSTLGGTCLNVGCIPSKALLDSSHHYEDAVKHFETHGIEIPGEVKVNLEKMIARKDAVVSQTTGGIDFLMKKNKIEVFHGLGSFKDSEHITVTKEDGSIEEIASKNTIIATGSKPSTLPFIQIDKERIITSTEALKLKEIPKHLIVIGGGVIGLELGQVYKRLGAEVTVVEYMDRIIPTMDASLSKELTKVLKKSKFKINVSHKVKAVNRNADEISVLADDKKGNEVEIKGDYCLVSVGRRPFTEGLNLEAAGVKINDRGQVDVNDHLQTNVKNIYAIGDVVRGAMLAHKAEEEGTMAAEIIAGQKPHIDYNLIPGVVYTWPEVASVGQTEEQLKESGIKYKMGSFPMRALGRSRASMDIDGLIKVLADEKTDEILGVHMVGARAADMIAEAVVAMEFRASSEDVARMSHAHPTFTEAIKEACLAVENRALHS
- a CDS encoding TonB-dependent receptor; its protein translation is MKKIFFLLLLFPLISAAQIKYSLSGTVKDKSSGESLFGATVFIEGTSIGTTTNEYGFYSITASEGTYSLIISYLGFDDIKMEVLLDRDQNLNIELSESSNQLNEVVLQTEDSEDINIRKPQMSVSKLKVRTIKQMPAVLGEVDIIKSLQLLPGVTNNGEGSSGFNVRGGSVDQNLVLLDETIIYNTSHLLGFFSIFNSDAIKDIKLYKGNIPSKFGGRASSVLDVRQKDGNNKNFALTGGIGTVSTRLAVEGPIVKDRSSFLVAGRGSYAHLFLKLDEDLKDNTAYFYDLNLKTNFEINENNQLFLSGYFGRDVFEFNENFKNSYGNSSGNLRWNHIFNDKIFSNLSLNFSKYDYELEISAFEFDWLSEIDNINLKYALSYYLNNDIKLDFGFNGIHYLFNPGIISPTTETSGINYLKLDQKRAFEGGLYIGAEHQVSSKLSIQYGLRYSNFARMGGQAIVQYENDQPVVYDEALEIYKRGIPVGAIDYEKSEVIKGFGNLEPRLAFAYELGEHASVKAGYSRVAQYIHLISNTTSVTPLDVWAPSGTYIEPQLSNQYAVGYFRKLKNNGLSLEVEAYYKDIANRIDYIDGSDLIGNNTIETEILNGESKAYGLEFLMRKTQGDFTGWLAYTWSKSEQRTPGGTAGGPGINDGEWYYTPYDRTHDLSFTGTYRLNKKWRFSANLIYQTGRPVTYPTGQYEYEGQSIASYSDRNSDRLPAYHRLDLSAILVPGKPGKKWKGEWVFSIYNVYNRRNAASITFSQNRETGINEATRIAIFGIVPSVTYNFKF
- a CDS encoding DUF4249 domain-containing protein gives rise to the protein MKNYIYILVFALNFIFYSCTDVIDVDVPVAPPRLVIEASMDWVKGTDGSEQLIKLSTSTPYFENLQETPVTGASVKVINDSDLTEFIFTDQNNGTYTTGNFIPALGQSYTLEILYDNEIYRASETMTAVTEITSVFQSRDNGFDKNALEVNIEWNDPADIENFYLTKFKRRGDLLQTLFDLKDEFTNGNRMTIFYEKLNDDDSGETEFQPGDVVDIYLHGISEQYYNYIRLLIQQSGGPGGPFSTTPAEIKGNCINISNPENYAFGYFRLTEVDKKVYIFE